The DNA sequence CGACAAACCGCCCCCACGGCACCGGGTGTCCGGGCCCCAGGATGGCGCGTGCCAGTTGGCAGACGATGGCGACCTCACTGCGCAGCACCGTGCTCGGTGGATGCAGGCTGCCGCGTGACAGATGCACCATGGACATTGAATCCTCCACGGAAACAAGCTGTTTGCCCGATTCTTGGATGTCCCTGTCGGTGCGTCCGAGGGTGGGCAGGATGAGTGCGGTGCGCCCGTTCACGAGGTGACTGCGGTTGAGCTTGGTGGAGATCTGCACGGTCAGTGCGCAATTGCGCAGTGCGGCCTCGGTGACGGCGGTGTCGGGAGTGGCGGAGGCGAAATTGCCACCCATGCCGATGAAGACCGATACCTTGCCGTCTCGCATGGCCCGGATCGCGTCCACCGTGTCGAACCCGTGCTTGCGGGGTGTGGTGATACCGAACTCGGAATCCAATGCGGCCAGGAAGGTTTCGGGCATCTGTTCCCAGATGCCCATGGTGCGGTCGCCCTGGACGTTCGAGTGGCCGCGCACGGGGCACACTCCCGCGCCCGGCTTGCCGATCATGCCGCGCATCAGCAGCAGATTCGTCGCCTCGCCGATGGTGGCAACCGCATGCCGGTGCTGGGTGAGTCCCATGGCCCAACAGAAGATGGTGCGCTTCGATTCGGCTAAGAGGGTGGCAACCGTCGTCAGCTGCGACATGTCGATACCCGTTGCCTGCGTGACGGTCTCCCAGTCGACAGTCCGCGTCCGCGCGGCCCATTCCTCATAGCCGGCGCAATGCTCGTCGATGAACTGCCGATCGACGATGCTTCCGGGGTTGGCGTCTTCGGCCTCCAGCAGCAGCCGGCCCAGCCCTGCGAAGAGTGCCATGTCGCCACCGAGACGGATCTGTACGAACTCGTCGGCGATCGCCACGCCGTGGCCGATCACGCCGTTGACCTTCTGGGGGTCTTTGAAGCGGAGCAGCCCGGCCTCGGGGAGTGGGTTGACGGCAATGATCTTGGCGCCGTTGGCTTTCGCCTTCTCCAACACCGACAGCATGCGGGGATGGTTGGTGCCGGGATTCTGGCCGGCGATCAGAATGACGTCGGCGTGCTCGATGTCGGGTACCGACACCGAGCCCTTACCGATTCCGATCGAGTCCGTCAGCGCGGTACCCGATGACTCGTGGCACATGTTGGAACAGTCGGGGAGGTTGTTGGTGCCCAGGCTGCGGACCAGCAGTTGGTAGCAGAATGCGGCCTCGTTACTGGTGCGCCCCGAGGTGTAGAAAACCAGGCGGTCCGGGTCGGCGGCGGCCCTGATCTCGTTGGCGATGAGCTCGTACGCGTCGTCCCAATCAATCGGCCGGTAATGGGACTCGCCCGGGCGCAGCACCATCGGGTGGGTCAGGCGACCTTGCTGGCTGAGCCAGTACTCGGGCAGCTCGCGGAGTTCCTCCACGGAGTGCTGGGCAAAAAATGCCGGGGTGACCGTGCGCTTAGTTGCCTCTTCCGCAACCGCTTTGGCCCCGTTCTCGCAGAACTCGGCGAGTTTGCGGTGACCAGGGGTTTCGGGCCACGCACAGCCGGGGCAGTCAAAACCGTGGCGTTGATTCAGCTTGGCCAGCATCGCGGCGGTGCGCAATGGTCCCATCTGTTCGAAACCGCGTTGCAGGGAAACGCCGACAGCGGTCATGCCCGCGGCAACATCCTTGGCTCCGGTGATGTCGACGTGGGGTTCGCCGTCCTCGCCCGGTTCGTGTTCTGCGCCTTGAACAACCGTCGGTATCCGGTGCCCCGTCATGGTTCTCATTGTGGCCCTGTCGCGGGCGTCCGGGTGGCACAACCCCCGAATGCTGGACCCCGGGTGGCGGTGCGGAGAGGCAACCAAGCAGACGCTTGGCCTGTCCTTGTGATTTGCCTCACGTCTACTGGCGGGTAGTGAGGTAACGGCACAGGCCAGACCGCAGGTGGTGACTCGACAGGTGTCAAGTTTCGTGCCTGCGGGTATGCCCTCGTCAAGGTCAGCGGTGCGAAAGTGCAATAATCGGTACCGAGAGTGACAGAAAACTCTGCTGAATGGTGGCGTACGTACCGCCACCGCCAGAGTTCGTCGTGAAAGGTAGGTCACCGGTGGGCGACGGAGCCGTATCGGAGAAGCTGGAAAAGGTCGTCATCCGGTTTGCTGGAGACTCTGGCGACGGTATGCAGCTCACCGGAGACCGATTCACTTCAGAGGCTGCCGTCTTCGGCAATGACCTCGCAACCCAGCCGAACTACCCCGCCGAGATCCGGGCCCCTCAGGGCACGCTGCCCGGTGTTTCGTCCTTCCAGATCCAGATTGCCGACTACGACATCCTCACCGCGGGCGACCGGCCCGATGTGCTGGTGGCGATGAACCCGGCCGCGCTCAAGGCCAACATTGGCGATCTGCCGCGCGGCGGCATGGTGATCGCCAACTCGGACGAGTTCACCAAGCGCAATCTGGCCAAGGTCGGCTACCAGTCCGATCCGCTGGAGCACGACGACATGTCGGACTATGTGGTTTATCAGGTTCCGATGACCACGTTGGCGCTCGGCGCCGTCGAGCCCGCCGGAGTCTCTAAGAAGGACGGCGCACGCACCAAGAACATGTTCGCCTTGGGGCTGCTGTCCTGGATGTACCACCGCCCACTCGAGGGCACCGAGCAGTTCCTGCGCGAGAAGTTCGCGAAGAAGCCCGACGTGGCCGAGGCCAACATCCTGGCGTTCCGGGCGGGCTGGAACTACGGCGAAACCA is a window from the Mycobacteroides salmoniphilum genome containing:
- a CDS encoding FdhF/YdeP family oxidoreductase, producing the protein MTGHRIPTVVQGAEHEPGEDGEPHVDITGAKDVAAGMTAVGVSLQRGFEQMGPLRTAAMLAKLNQRHGFDCPGCAWPETPGHRKLAEFCENGAKAVAEEATKRTVTPAFFAQHSVEELRELPEYWLSQQGRLTHPMVLRPGESHYRPIDWDDAYELIANEIRAAADPDRLVFYTSGRTSNEAAFCYQLLVRSLGTNNLPDCSNMCHESSGTALTDSIGIGKGSVSVPDIEHADVILIAGQNPGTNHPRMLSVLEKAKANGAKIIAVNPLPEAGLLRFKDPQKVNGVIGHGVAIADEFVQIRLGGDMALFAGLGRLLLEAEDANPGSIVDRQFIDEHCAGYEEWAARTRTVDWETVTQATGIDMSQLTTVATLLAESKRTIFCWAMGLTQHRHAVATIGEATNLLLMRGMIGKPGAGVCPVRGHSNVQGDRTMGIWEQMPETFLAALDSEFGITTPRKHGFDTVDAIRAMRDGKVSVFIGMGGNFASATPDTAVTEAALRNCALTVQISTKLNRSHLVNGRTALILPTLGRTDRDIQESGKQLVSVEDSMSMVHLSRGSLHPPSTVLRSEVAIVCQLARAILGPGHPVPWGRFVDDYDTIRDAISRVVPGCADYNTKVRRPDGFALPHPPRDERQFPTHTGKANFSVAPLEWVPVPPGRLVLQTLRSHDQYNTTIYGLDDRYRGVKGGRRVVFVNPEDLAAFGLGAGARVDLVSEYPGADGELEERRAEDFLLVPYSTPRGNAAAYYPETNPLVPLDHVAERSNTPVSKAIVIRLVARG